A segment of the Bacteroidales bacterium genome:
ATCAGAAAACAGTTTAACAAAAGATAAAAAAGCTGTCAGCAAAATTATATCAAAAGAAAAATTAAGTAACAGAGATGCCCGAAAATTAAAAGGTATAATGCAAAAAGAAGCAAAAAAAGAAGCTCCTCCTGAACCTATGGAAATTAAACTAAATTACGAAATATCGGATAGTGCAACTAATTTAAGTGTTTCGTATTGGGATTCGATAAGACCGGTACCACTTTCTTTAAATGAAAAAGATAGTTACAAAACGAAAGATTCAATACAAATACTTATGGAAAATCCTGAATATAAGGATTCTGTTAAAAATGCCATGAAAAAATTCAAATTTAAAGATATTCCATTTGGAAACACTTATATTTACGAAAATGCTGATATTAAATTCTTTACAAGTGGAATAACAAGTTTTTCCTGCTTTACATACAATACTGTTGAAGGATTAAAACTAATGAAACATTTTTGGGTTAAGAAAGAATATAAAAATGGAAAAAGCTTGTATATAAGACCTGATTTTGCTTATTCTTTAGAAAGAAATACATTGCTTTACTATGGAAAATTTGATTATGAATACATGCCGTTAAAACGAGCAAAAATTATTATCGAAGGGGGAAGAAAAACAATAGATTACAACAATCCAAATCATAAGCCACCGATAATTAATATGTTAACTACTTTAATGCTAAAAGATAATTTTGCAAAGCTATACGAAAAAGATTATGTTAAAATTTCGCATGAAACAGATATTATTAACGGACTCGAATTAAATACTACACTTGAGTATGCTTACAGAAAACAATTAGAAAACAATTCTGATTTTTTTCTACTTAATCCGCTTAATAATGAATTTACTGTTAATATTCCTGATAACAATTTTGCTACTACTGATAATTTGAATAATAATACAGCTTTTGTTTTTAGTGGTAAAATACAATATACACACCAATACAGATATAAAATCAGAGATAATAAAAAAATAATGGCATATTCAGATTATCCAAGTTTTAGTATTTATTATAAACAAGGAATTAATAATGTTTTTAACTCAAATTCGTTGTTTTCATTTATTCAAGCATCTGTTAATCAATCAAAAAGTATAGGATTTTTAGGATATTTTAATTATAATTTCAGCACAGGTCTGTTTCTAAACAAAAAAGACATAGATTTTGCCGATTTTAAAAGCTTTAATATTAATCCTTCTTATTTAGCATCTAATTCAGATTTCAGAGCTTTTCGCTTATTAAATTATTATTCGCATAATACCAACGATTATTTTGTTGAAGGACACCTGAATTTTGTTAACAACAGATTATTACTTAAACATTTACCCATATTAAATAAAACATTAATGCGCGAAAATATATATCTTAATTATTTAAAAACAGGAACCAATAAAGATTATTTTGAAGTAGGTTACGGACTTGACCAACTTTTCTTAATGTTTAATATAGAAATATTTACAGGCTTTGAATCGTGGAAACATAAATTTACAGGAATAAAAATTGTTTATCCTATTTTCAGCGGTGGCATAACAATTAATGCAGGATAATTTTTGATTATAATATTGGTTCTATTACCATTTTAGTGAAAATATTATTTTTAGGTTCGACTTTTATTTTTGTTAGTTAGTCATTTTATTGTTATTAAAACTTAGAGTTAATATGAACAGAAAAGAGAATGACAATAAATGACAGCAAAGCTAATAACAAAAAATATTGAATTCATAAAATCTTTCACTAAAATGGTAGTAGTACCATAATATTTTATTATTTATGAATGGAAAAAATATGAAAATAGAAACTATATTAATTTAAAATTTATGAAATGAATTTAAAATTCGCATTTGCAGTAAATAAAGAAAAACAATTTGAAAATAAACATTTTGGAGATGCAGATTATTATTATATTTATGAAATTTCTAAATCTGAAAAAAAATTCGTTAAAAAAATTAAAAACACAACTGAAGAAAATGATAAGAATATCCATGCCGATCCCAAAAAAGCAAAAAGTATTGTAGAATTATTGAAATTTGAAAATACTCAAGTTGTTGTATCAAAAATATTTGGACCAAATATTAAAAGAATTAAAAAACATTTTGTTTGTGTTATGTTAAATGATAAACAAATTTCAGATAGTATTATAATTATTCAAAAAAATATGGATATTATTATTGATAAATGGAAAAAAGGAGAAAATAGAAACTATATTAATTTAAAATATATTAAATGAAATTAGAACATATTGCTTTATCAATTTTCGACCCTCAAGATATTGAAAAATTTTATTGTGATATTTTTGGAATGAATCAAGTAAGAAGCTTTAATTTAAGTAAAGTTCTTGCTAAAAATATCTTTGGTATTGATAATGAAACTTCTGTCTTCCTTTTACAAAAAGATGAGTTAATTTTAGAAATATTTGTAACACAAGAGAAAAATACACATAGTTTTAATCATATCTGTATTTCGATAATAGACAGAGAAAAACTTGTTAAAAAAGCCGAACAAAATGGTTATGAATGTATCCGTATCGAAAGAGATACATCTGATTTGATATTTATAAAAGATAAACATGAAAACATTTTTGAAATAAAAGAAAAAATATGAATTTTTCTAACAGAGTAAATCAAATTAAAAAATCTGCTATTCACGAAATGACAAGATTATCAAAACAATATGATGATGTTGCATTTTTATCATGGGCAAAACCTACAACAGGAACACCCAAACATATTAATGATGCTGTTATTATTGCTATCGAAAAAGGATTAACCGGTGGATATTCTCAAAGTGAAGGATTACCTGAATTAAGAGAAGAAATTGTAAAAAAACTAAAAAGAGATAATAATATTGATGCAGACATTTCGCAAATAATCATAACTGTAGGCGCAATTGAAGGACTTGCTGCATCTGTTATGGCAACAATTGACCCCGGTGATGAAGTAATTCTTCCTACACCAACATACTCAACTCATATTACACAAGTAAAGCTTGCATCAGGTAAGCCTGTTCTTGTTCCCTTAATTGAGGAAAATAATTTTGCTTTAGATATAGCAGCCATCAAAAAGGCTATTACACCCAAAACAAAAGCAATAATGTTTTGTACTCCCAGCAATCCCACAGGAACAGTTTTTTCAGAAAAAGTCCTTCGTGAATTAGCAGAAATAGTTATAGATAATAATCTCACTGTTATTACCGATGAAGCTTATGAATATTTTACCTTTGATAATAAAAAGCATTTTAGTATAGCTTCCATTCCCGAATTAAAGAAAAACGTAATTACTAATTATACTTTTACCAAAACGTATGCAATGACAGGATGGCGTGTTGGTTATCTTCATGCTGATGAAGAAAATATTACTCAAATAAAAAAAGCACATATACCGTTTTGTATTTGTGCACCTGTTGTTTCGCAATATGCAGCAATTGCTGCCTTAAAAGGAAGTCAGAAATGCGTAGAAGAATTTAGACTTCATTACCTTAAAACACGTAACCTTATGTGTGAACGATTAGATAGATTAGATACTGTTTTTCAATATAATAAACCTGACGGTTCATATTTGATGTTCCCGAAAATATTAAGAAATAATGGAATGAACTCATTTGAATTCAGTATTAAATTATTAAAAGAAACTAAAGTTTCTACAACTCCCGGCATAGCTTTTGGGCCTACCGGCGAAGACCATATCAGACTTTCTTTTTGTGTGCCTGAAGATATGATAAATAAAGCATTTGATAGAATGGAAACTTATTTTAACCTGCATTATTCATAAGTTTTCATAAAGCACTTAAATAATGCAGGTTAATCCCGACTTAGTAAAGCTTAAATTTTGGAAGTGAAGCGCAGCAAAATATTAGCTTTTCTTAGTCGTCAGATTAATTCATGATTCTGTCTTTTAAGTTTATGAATTAATCGGGTTAGATAATTGATTGCGAAACTGATAAAAATTCAAATAATATACGTGAAAGAATAAAATGAGAATTAGTGATTTAAATAAAGAAATACAAAAATGTGAAAAATGCAAACTATATAAAACACGAATAAATATTCTTACAGGCGAGGGAAACCTTAATGCCAAACTTATGTTTATTGCTCAAGCTCCCGGAGAAAATGAAGATAAAATGGGAAAAATGTTTATTGGACCTTCAGGAAAAGTACTTGATGAATTATTTAAAGATGCAAGTATTTTGAGACAAGAAATTTACATGACTAATTTGATTAAATGTATGCTCCCAAAAAATAGAAAACCAAAACAAGATGAGATTAAAACTTGCAGTCAATATTTAGAGAAAGAGATAGAATTGATAAACCCTAAAGTAATAGCTCCTTTAGGTTATTATGCTACAAAATATATTCTAAATAAGTATAAAATTGATATGCCTCAAGTTAAATCCGAAGCTTTCGGCAAACTCTTTTTAGTTAATAATGTAAAAATATTTCCATTATCACATCCTGCTTCTCTTATTTACAACAAATCATTTAAAAGTAAAATGGTAAATGATTACAAAAAGTTGAAAATATTAACACAAGATTGTAAATGGTATCCGACTTGCCCAATGAAACACTTTTATGAAAATGGAAAATTAGATAAAAAATGGATTGAAAATTATTGTAAAGGAAACTGGCAGGATTGTATCCGTTTTTTTAAAGAAGAAAATAATATTTATCATCCTGACAATATGTTACCAAATGGAGAAATAAATGAAAACCTATTTTGATTATTACCTGTGTATTATGAATCAGACTTTACAAGCAGACCAAATAACTACTAATACTGAATAAAAAATAAATCATTTAAATCTAAAAACCATTAATTTTGTCCATTACAACTAAGATTTTAAAAATGACTTGTCCAACTTGGCGAATATAAAATATTAAACGTATGAAAAACAAAACCAAAATAGGAATTATCATTTGTGATAGATATCATAATTGTGGCGGTGGTAAATGCTTTAGAGCTATAAAAAACAAAGAAGGAGCATTCAGCATTTATAAAGAAAATGAAGAACTGGAAGTAGTTGGATATACTACATGTGACGGATGTCCCGGAGGGAATATTGAATATGTTCCTGAAGAGATGTTAAAAAACGGAGTACAAGTAATTCACCTTGCAACAGGTTTTGTTGTTGGACATCCTCCATGTCCGTATATATCACATTTTCAGAATTTTATAAAAGAAAAATATGGTATTAAAGTAGTTATTGGAACCCATCCCATACCTCAGAAATACTATAATATGCATACAAAACTCGGTACATGGAAATCACCGGAATGGAAAAAATTTATTCAACCTACACTATCAAATGAAAAAATCAGATTATCTTATAATTAAAATATTAATTAAAATTAACAATGTATAAATATTTATTTGGTCCTGTCCCATCACGTCGTCTCGGAATGTCATTAGGCGTTGACCTTGTTCCTCATAAAGTATGTTCGCTTGATTGTATTTATTGCGAATGTGGTGCTACAACAAAATTAACAAACGAAAGAAAAGAATATATTCTTTATGATAAGGTAACAAAGGAATTAGAACATTATTTCAGTAATAATCCTGACCCTGATTATATTACTTTTTCCGGTTCGGGTGAACCTACTCTTAATTCCCGTTTTGGTGATGTTTTACAATTTATTAAACTTAAAAAACCTGATATTCCTGTTGCTGTTTTAACAAATGGAACTTTATTTTATCAAAAACAAATAAGAACAGAATTACTTAATGCAAATTTGGTTTTACCATCATTAGATGCAGCATCAGATTTAGCTTTTCGAAAAATAAACAGACCATTTCACAAGTTAAATATTCAAGATTATATACAAGGGCTTCAGGATTTCAGGAATGAATATAAAGGTAAAATATGGCTCGAAGTACTTATTATACCCGGCTATAATGATAGTAACGAAGATTTAAAACTACTTAAAGAAGCATTTATTAAAATTCAGCCTGATTCTATACAACTAAACACACTTGACAGACCCGGAACTATATCGGGTATTCGTGCAGCCAGCAGAACAGAATTACAACAAATAGTAGATTACTGGCAACTTGATAATGTAGAAATCATTGCAGCATCCCCCGAAAGAAAAGATATTAAATCATACAGAACAGATATAGAAACGGCAATTTTAGAAACTATTTTCAGAAGACCATGTACTCCTGATGACCTTGCAAAAATATTAGGGTCTCACATAAATGAAATTAACAAATATCTTGATGTATTGGAAGCAGATAATAAAATTGAATCGGTTCGTCAGGAACGAGGTATATTTTACCAGCTTAAACATAAATAGTAACCATTCATGGAATAAACCTGCCTGCCGTCAGGCAGATATAAAGTACAATTGAATAATAGTTCTATTGCTCTATTGCTCTATTGTTCTATTGTTAGACTTTCAATTTTAGGTTTGCGTATTTGATAAGTTGGTTTAGTTTTTTTAGCAACTTATCTAATTCTCTAAAAATTTGGTCTAATGGAAAAATGTTGGTGCGTAAAATGTGGTTCAAAAGTAGTAATATTGGGGGTTTAACCTATAGATTTAATTATAATGAATTAAAAAACAAATATGGAACATAAGCAAAAACAGATTGTAAGAAATGATATAAGCATCCAGATACTATATCATCCAATATTCATTTTGATAATTGGGACTCTTTTTGCAGTATATGCTGGTGCAATTTTATTTGCATTGAATTTTTATCGATTGGACAAGAAGAAATTTGCATGGATTATTGTTCCAGTTTCAATGATATATTCTGCTTTAGAGCAAATAGCGCTAAATTATTATGGATTATTCACTACTCCAATGATTTTTCCTATAAACCTATTGGGAATATTTTTACTCAAAAAGTTTTTCTGGGACAACACAATTCCCTCAGACTTACAATATAAAAAAAGAAGTATTTGGATTCCATTGATAATTTCTATTGTTATTTGGGGACCGTGGTTTTACAATTTTCTTATTGCATATATATTATAAAAGCTGTAATTGTAAACAGATAAAACATAAATAATTGATTGTTTTTTAATTGAAATATAAAGAAAAAGTAAAATACGCGCCATAATAGCGGGTCAAAATTAAGCGGTGTTTTAGTGGTTTGCAAAGGTTTTCTTATCTTCAAACTTTATTAACGGGGGACAAAGAAACGGGGCAAAATCCCCACCAAATCTTACCCGCAGACCGTTGTAAATACTTTTTTTCAATATTATGCCAATTGTAATTATAAAATAGTCCAAAGGGTATTTATAATTTTACAATGCTTAATGCCGATGTTATATGAAAATAGTCTAATAAAATTTGACTATATTGAATGTCCAATCAGTATTACTTGTTGTATTTCAATCCCGAGTACTCGTGAAACAATGAAACAATTTATTTATTAACAGTGAACAGTTATCATAAATAGTACCTAAAGATTAGCAAGTAATATCAAACAACTTTCCTATATCTCCATGTTGCAAGACTCAAAATAATTATAGCATAAACAAAAAGAAAAAGAGTTTCTTTAATTATATCAAAAAAACCTGAACCTTTTAATAGTATCATCCTTATAACACGCATAAAATAAGCTATAGGATTAATAATATTTATTTTTTGTGCCCAATTGGGCATACTTTCGGTTGGTGTAAAAATGCCACTCATCAAAACAAATGTCAGCATAAAGAAAAATGTAAGAAACATAACCTGTTGTTGTGAATTTGATACAGCTGATAAAAATAATCCTAATCCGAGTGCAACAAGTAAATATACAGAAGTAAATCCAAAAAGTAACCACAAACTACCTACAATAGGAACGTCAAATAAAATTTTCCCGAATGTCAGTCCAAAAGCAAGTTCAAATATTGCAATAAACCAGAAAGGCACTAATTTCCCAATAATAAACTGGTATTTTTTAATTGGTGTAACATTTATCTGTTCAATTGTTCCCACCTCTTTTTCTCTTACTAAATTCAAAGCTGTTAGGAACATTCCCATCATTGTAACTAAAATTACAAGAATACCAGGTACCATAAAAGTTTTATAATTTAACTCGGGATTATACCAAAATGAATATTTAATGTTAATATTTTGCGGTTGATTTGATATTGAAACATTTCCAAATTCTGAAATTATACTTTTATTAAAATCAGAGATTACTGAAGATGC
Coding sequences within it:
- a CDS encoding radical SAM protein, yielding MYKYLFGPVPSRRLGMSLGVDLVPHKVCSLDCIYCECGATTKLTNERKEYILYDKVTKELEHYFSNNPDPDYITFSGSGEPTLNSRFGDVLQFIKLKKPDIPVAVLTNGTLFYQKQIRTELLNANLVLPSLDAASDLAFRKINRPFHKLNIQDYIQGLQDFRNEYKGKIWLEVLIIPGYNDSNEDLKLLKEAFIKIQPDSIQLNTLDRPGTISGIRAASRTELQQIVDYWQLDNVEIIAASPERKDIKSYRTDIETAILETIFRRPCTPDDLAKILGSHINEINKYLDVLEADNKIESVRQERGIFYQLKHK
- a CDS encoding VOC family protein, whose product is MKLEHIALSIFDPQDIEKFYCDIFGMNQVRSFNLSKVLAKNIFGIDNETSVFLLQKDELILEIFVTQEKNTHSFNHICISIIDREKLVKKAEQNGYECIRIERDTSDLIFIKDKHENIFEIKEKI
- a CDS encoding uracil-DNA glycosylase, whose amino-acid sequence is MRISDLNKEIQKCEKCKLYKTRINILTGEGNLNAKLMFIAQAPGENEDKMGKMFIGPSGKVLDELFKDASILRQEIYMTNLIKCMLPKNRKPKQDEIKTCSQYLEKEIELINPKVIAPLGYYATKYILNKYKIDMPQVKSEAFGKLFLVNNVKIFPLSHPASLIYNKSFKSKMVNDYKKLKILTQDCKWYPTCPMKHFYENGKLDKKWIENYCKGNWQDCIRFFKEENNIYHPDNMLPNGEINENLF
- a CDS encoding pyridoxal phosphate-dependent aminotransferase, which encodes MNFSNRVNQIKKSAIHEMTRLSKQYDDVAFLSWAKPTTGTPKHINDAVIIAIEKGLTGGYSQSEGLPELREEIVKKLKRDNNIDADISQIIITVGAIEGLAASVMATIDPGDEVILPTPTYSTHITQVKLASGKPVLVPLIEENNFALDIAAIKKAITPKTKAIMFCTPSNPTGTVFSEKVLRELAEIVIDNNLTVITDEAYEYFTFDNKKHFSIASIPELKKNVITNYTFTKTYAMTGWRVGYLHADEENITQIKKAHIPFCICAPVVSQYAAIAALKGSQKCVEEFRLHYLKTRNLMCERLDRLDTVFQYNKPDGSYLMFPKILRNNGMNSFEFSIKLLKETKVSTTPGIAFGPTGEDHIRLSFCVPEDMINKAFDRMETYFNLHYS
- a CDS encoding CGGC domain-containing protein, encoding MKNKTKIGIIICDRYHNCGGGKCFRAIKNKEGAFSIYKENEELEVVGYTTCDGCPGGNIEYVPEEMLKNGVQVIHLATGFVVGHPPCPYISHFQNFIKEKYGIKVVIGTHPIPQKYYNMHTKLGTWKSPEWKKFIQPTLSNEKIRLSYN
- a CDS encoding carboxypeptidase-like regulatory domain-containing protein, yielding MKTFLFILLIVLLSASNVLLKAQGIKGEIINEKGEPIPFATVYTEKSLKGTISDNNGIYYLKLPKGDYNIIVKHLSYKTKTLQVQILSENFVEKNVSLESQNYILPNITVTANNEDPAYYIMRKAMAMSQYYLNQVSEYDCRVYLKGTGFLSKIPVLLKKTMKKEGIEENKVMTMENITDIHFELPDKIHKKVIAMKTSFEGGDMEPLEYISLSLYNEMKTPISPLDKRAFSVYKFKLENTFTDQDRSINKIKVIPRRKGFDLYSGYIYIAENYWNIHSADLELEQKLFTVRIKQIYAPVSDDVWMPISHNLNANVRAMGFEMNYNYVASVDFKNIKLNKDTDQSIMQIIHDEIAKNRLIENEILNKQKSENSLTKDKKAVSKIISKEKLSNRDARKLKGIMQKEAKKEAPPEPMEIKLNYEISDSATNLSVSYWDSIRPVPLSLNEKDSYKTKDSIQILMENPEYKDSVKNAMKKFKFKDIPFGNTYIYENADIKFFTSGITSFSCFTYNTVEGLKLMKHFWVKKEYKNGKSLYIRPDFAYSLERNTLLYYGKFDYEYMPLKRAKIIIEGGRKTIDYNNPNHKPPIINMLTTLMLKDNFAKLYEKDYVKISHETDIINGLELNTTLEYAYRKQLENNSDFFLLNPLNNEFTVNIPDNNFATTDNLNNNTAFVFSGKIQYTHQYRYKIRDNKKIMAYSDYPSFSIYYKQGINNVFNSNSLFSFIQASVNQSKSIGFLGYFNYNFSTGLFLNKKDIDFADFKSFNINPSYLASNSDFRAFRLLNYYSHNTNDYFVEGHLNFVNNRLLLKHLPILNKTLMRENIYLNYLKTGTNKDYFEVGYGLDQLFLMFNIEIFTGFESWKHKFTGIKIVYPIFSGGITINAG
- a CDS encoding ABC transporter permease, whose translation is MRTIIYIIQKEFIQVFRDKTMLPIIFLMPIFQLIVLVYAANLEMKHIKMFIVDKDMSSTSRKLISKFEGSPFFYVNKGSFSIKEAKSELIKDKADIVLNIPNGFERKLIKEKSSKIQLLVNAINATAAGLTQYYASSVISDFNKSIISEFGNVSISNQPQNINIKYSFWYNPELNYKTFMVPGILVILVTMMGMFLTALNLVREKEVGTIEQINVTPIKKYQFIIGKLVPFWFIAIFELAFGLTFGKILFDVPIVGSLWLLFGFTSVYLLVALGLGLFLSAVSNSQQQVMFLTFFFMLTFVLMSGIFTPTESMPNWAQKINIINPIAYFMRVIRMILLKGSGFFDIIKETLFLFVYAIIILSLATWRYRKVV